The Micromonospora siamensis genome contains the following window.
GTCGCAGCATCACTCTCGGTCACCTGCTCCCATCTCTGGGCGCCCAGGAACTTCATCTGGTTCTGCTGCCGGGCGCCGAGCACGTTGATAAGGAGCGCCTCGACCTCGCGGATGACCGTGTCGCCTGTGCTGGGAACCGGGCGATCCCGCTGGCTCACCACCTTCCACCCGTCAAGCTCACCTTCCACCACATCGTCGAAGGAGAACCAACAGAAGCGGGACCATGTCCCCGCCAGGTGATCCGACAGATGATCCTTGAGCCGTCCACCGAGTCCCCCTCTTCCCCGTGCCAGGCCCACATACGCGGGGCCGTAGTGGTCGAAAAGGATGTAGACGCCACGGGCACGCCTGAAGTCGCACAGCCGGATGCTTCCCGCGTTGCGGTTCTGGCGTCCGAGCAACTGCCAGGCACTCGGTCCCGACCCCGGGCTCCAGGAGATCTCGTCCGCCTCCCAGAACATCCCGTAGGCACCGAAGAGGTGACCACCAGGCGTCGACATTGGACGATTATCGCACCTCCGAAGCATCGGCACTTTGACCGGCCGGGCACCGTCCAGCGCATCGGCACCTGGCTCAACGGCGCAGGCGGCGAGTGCAGGGGCCGTCGTGGTCGGCGGCCAGGAGGCAGCGCCGGCCGCCGGGCATCAGCAGGTCGCAGAAGACCCGATGGCGTACGTTCTGGTCGTCCTCGGCGGAGACGGTGGTCTCCCCCGGGTCGGTCTGCGGCAGGAGCACCGTCCAGCGGGCGACCACCCGGGCCAGGCGCTGCGCGGCGGTCAGGTCGGTGGCGGCGACCGGCAGGTGAATGACGTACCGCCCGGTCACCGCGCGTTCCCGCGGTCGAGCAGGGCGAGCTTCGCGACGGCGACCTCGCGGCGGCTGGCGGCCAGGGCGGTGTGGACGGCGGCGAAGTCGACGGCCACGCGGTCGAGGAACGCGTACACCTCGGCGGGGTCGAGGCCGCGGCGGCCGAACCCGGCGGGCTTGAAGCGGTGCTCGCCCACCTGCCAGGGCAGCAAACTGATGCGGTCGCTCATGGCCAACCTGCCTCTCGTCGTGGGGTGGAAGGCGGGTCCGCCCGCCCGCCGCGCACGGGCGGACCCACCCGGCACCTGCCACCGCAGCCTTCGATCGGCGGTACGGCACCAGGGCTTCTGGTGGTCAGCTTGTGACACTCCGCAGTGTTCCTGCAACGTTCCACGGCGATATTTCTTCCAGATTCATTGACTTTCTTTACTGCAACCTGTAGGTGTTGCAGAAGCGAGTCACGCAGTGTTGCGCCGTGGAATCAGGGAGTGTTCGGATGGCCGACGACCTCGGATCGACCGTGCCGCGGCGGCAGCTCGGGCGGCTGCTGCGGCAGTACCGGACCGAGGCGGGGGTGACCCTGGACGCCGCCGCCGAGGCGCTCGAATACAGCCGACAGAAGATCTGGCGCATCGAGTGCGGGATGGGCGCGGTGCGGATGCTCGACGTCAAGGCGATGTGCGAGCTGTACGGGGTCTCGGGCGAGATGACCGAGGCGATGCGAGGGCTCGCGGCCGAGACGAAGTCGAAGGGGTGGTGGCACGCGTACGGGGACGCGGTGCCGAGCTGGTTCGAGCTGTACGTGGGGTTGGAGTCGGCCGCCGCCCACCTGCGCCGCTACGACGAGTCGCTCATCCCGGGACTACTCCAAACCCGGGAGTACGCGCTGGGGCTCTATCACCCGAGCAGTCGCCTCAGTGTTGAGGAGCGGGAGCGGGCCGTTGAGGTGCGCATGCAGCGACAAGGGCTGCTGACTCGACTCCTGCCGCGACCGCCACGGCTGGACGCTGTGCTCTCGGAGGCTGTGCTCCGTCGAGCAGTTGGCGGGCCGCGGGTGATGACCGGTCAGTTCAGTCGACTCCTGGAAGTAGCAGAGTTGCCGAACGTGTCGGTGCGCGTGGTACCGCTTGCGGCCGGACCGCACCCCGGCGCGGTGGCAGGCTCCTTCGTCATCCTCGACTTTCCTGCCACCAACAAGGGACGCACTGCACCCGAACCATCCATCGTCTACAGCGAGTCGCTGACCGGGGCGCTCTATCTAGACAAGCCGGATGAGCTGGCTGCCTACGAGAACACGTGGAGAGGCGTAGAGACCCTCGCGTTGAGTGAGGCAGAATCGAAGGACATGATCAAGCGGATCGCCCGGGAGATGCGGCATGACTGACCTGACCGGCGCCGTCTGGCGCAAGAGCACCCGCAGCGGCGACAACGGCGGCGACTGCGTCGAGGTCGCCACCAATCTCCCCGACATCGTCGCCGTACGCGACTCGAAGGACGCCAGCGGACCGTCACTCGCCGTCGCCGCTGAGTCGTGGATCACCTTCGTCGCGACCCTCAAGCACCCGATCGCGCGATGACGTCCGCGCCAGCCGCTCCTGCCTTCATGGCACCAGCCGAACGCTGCGAGATGCTCGTCGAGGCTCGCGAGATACCGGGCCGAGGTTCCGGACCACTACGACGAGCCCCTTCGAGAGGTCGCCGAACGTATCGACCAAACCGGCAGCTTGGGTAAGTCCGACATCGGTGCTCTCTACCTCTGGAAACGCATCCCTCGCGGACCCTGGTGCCTTGAGCTGCTTCGGATGCCGAAGGCCAAGGTCCGAGCCATCAC
Protein-coding sequences here:
- a CDS encoding DivIVA domain-containing protein is translated as MSDRISLLPWQVGEHRFKPAGFGRRGLDPAEVYAFLDRVAVDFAAVHTALAASRREVAVAKLALLDRGNAR
- a CDS encoding helix-turn-helix domain-containing protein encodes the protein MADDLGSTVPRRQLGRLLRQYRTEAGVTLDAAAEALEYSRQKIWRIECGMGAVRMLDVKAMCELYGVSGEMTEAMRGLAAETKSKGWWHAYGDAVPSWFELYVGLESAAAHLRRYDESLIPGLLQTREYALGLYHPSSRLSVEERERAVEVRMQRQGLLTRLLPRPPRLDAVLSEAVLRRAVGGPRVMTGQFSRLLEVAELPNVSVRVVPLAAGPHPGAVAGSFVILDFPATNKGRTAPEPSIVYSESLTGALYLDKPDELAAYENTWRGVETLALSEAESKDMIKRIAREMRHD
- a CDS encoding DUF397 domain-containing protein, which encodes MTDLTGAVWRKSTRSGDNGGDCVEVATNLPDIVAVRDSKDASGPSLAVAAESWITFVATLKHPIAR